A region of bacterium DNA encodes the following proteins:
- a CDS encoding MBL fold metallo-hydrolase produces MRIKFWGTRGTRPTPGPRTLRYGGNTTCIEVRDRENNLLIIDSGSGIAELGAGFSATAPLQAHLLITHTHLDHIQGFPFFLPAFIPGTHLTIVGPAGSAKSLQAAFADQMDPAYFPVRLDHMPAEMEFIERNPGETFEVGALQITPHLLMHPIPTFGYRIDEGSARFAFATDNEIAMFANEGGCTVKDIANWCRDADLLVHDAQYSTEEYRTHAGFGHSTYEEALSLAEQAGVKELAFFHHDPAHSDSDIDALIEEAIGNHRQAGGADVDAFPAAEEQELAL; encoded by the coding sequence ATGAGGATCAAGTTCTGGGGGACTCGGGGCACGCGGCCGACCCCCGGCCCGCGAACGCTCAGGTACGGAGGCAACACCACCTGCATCGAGGTGAGGGACAGGGAGAACAACCTCCTCATCATCGACTCCGGTTCGGGCATCGCCGAGCTCGGGGCGGGGTTCAGCGCGACCGCCCCGCTGCAGGCCCACCTCCTGATCACGCATACGCACCTGGACCACATCCAGGGCTTTCCGTTCTTCCTGCCGGCGTTCATTCCCGGCACGCACCTGACGATCGTCGGGCCGGCGGGCTCGGCCAAGTCGCTGCAGGCCGCGTTCGCGGACCAGATGGACCCGGCGTACTTCCCGGTGCGGCTCGACCACATGCCGGCCGAGATGGAGTTCATCGAGCGCAACCCGGGTGAGACCTTCGAGGTGGGGGCGCTGCAGATCACGCCCCACCTGTTGATGCACCCGATCCCGACCTTCGGCTACCGGATCGATGAGGGATCGGCGCGGTTTGCCTTTGCGACGGATAACGAGATCGCGATGTTCGCCAACGAGGGCGGCTGCACGGTCAAGGACATCGCCAACTGGTGCCGGGACGCGGATCTGCTCGTCCACGACGCGCAGTACAGCACCGAGGAGTACAGGACGCACGCCGGTTTCGGCCACTCGACCTACGAGGAGGCGCTGTCGCTCGCCGAACAGGCCGGTGTCAAGGAGCTGGCCTTCTTCCATCACGACCCGGCGCATTCGGACAGCGACATCGACGCCCTGATCGAGGAGGCGATCGGCAACCACCGCCAGGCGGGCGGCGCCGATGTCGACGCCTTCCCGGCGGCCGAGGAACAGGAGCTGGCGCTCTAG